The genomic region CTGCCGGAATTCAAAATGAACGTTTGGGAAAACGGCGACGTTGCGGAAATAATAAAACAACTGCAACAAGAAAAGCAAATATATACTTGCCGCTGGCCGTGGAAAAATAAGATAGCCGTCGCTCATATCCGCAAAAACAAGCGAGCGAAGTACGCAACGTAAAGGTTATGCAAGCGCGACTCTTACAATTGCCAAGTTGCGACGCCGAACTTTATAAAGCTGTCGCAAATGAGCTGAATTGAAAGGTCGGGGCAAAATCAAGTCGCCGACTTTTCAGCGCGATACGCCTAATTTTTCTTTGAGAGCGGATTGTGCGACTGCCGAAACGTTTATTTTTGCCGCCGTTGCCATATCGTCGAGCCATTCGGGAAGGGTAATATTGCGGCGGACATTTCGGCCTTTTTCCATCCTACGAAAAGCTTCCAAATCAACATCTATAAGGGATACAAAGGAAGGTCCCGTTTGCGCAAATTCACTGTTTTGCACATCGATATCTTTAATTGTTCGGGCGGCAGGCAGCTCCGCTTTGTTGTACAATGCGTTACCTATGTAATCTTTGGCCATGCCGATGGCATCGGCAAGACCGTAGCCTTCCGTTGCTC from Treponema parvum harbors:
- a CDS encoding type II toxin-antitoxin system HicB family antitoxin, translated to MTVVYPAIFTQTGDKKDTYLVSIPDLNGATEGYGLADAIGMAKDYIGNALYNKAELPAARTIKDIDVQNSEFAQTGPSFVSLIDVDLEAFRRMEKGRNVRRNITLPEWLDDMATAAKINVSAVAQSALKEKLGVSR